A section of the Streptomyces sp. Je 1-369 genome encodes:
- the rsmG gene encoding 16S rRNA (guanine(527)-N(7))-methyltransferase RsmG, producing MTEAAELPPAPEEARTVFGDRFSDAVRYAELLADAGVQRGLIGPREVPRLWERHLLNCAVLSEVVPEGVTVCDVGSGAGLPGIPLALVRPDLKITLLEPLLRRTNFLQEVVELLGLDHVTVVRGRAEEVLGKLSPVHVVTARAVAPLDRLAAWGVPLLRPYGEMLLLKGDTAEEEVKAAGASLSKLGAVDTSVLHVGEGVVDPLSTVVRVEVGESPGGVRFAAKRAKAARAGRARRRR from the coding sequence GTGACGGAGGCAGCGGAGCTCCCCCCGGCGCCGGAAGAGGCCCGGACGGTATTCGGTGATCGCTTCTCGGACGCGGTCCGGTACGCGGAACTGCTGGCCGACGCGGGAGTCCAGCGAGGCTTGATCGGCCCTCGCGAAGTGCCGCGGCTGTGGGAGCGGCATCTGCTGAACTGCGCCGTGCTGTCCGAGGTCGTGCCCGAGGGCGTCACGGTGTGCGATGTCGGTTCCGGTGCGGGGCTGCCGGGTATTCCGCTGGCTCTGGTCCGCCCCGACCTGAAGATCACGCTTCTGGAGCCGCTGCTGCGGCGCACGAACTTCCTCCAGGAAGTCGTGGAGCTGCTCGGCCTGGACCACGTGACGGTCGTGCGGGGGCGCGCTGAGGAAGTCCTCGGCAAGCTGTCGCCCGTCCATGTGGTGACCGCGCGCGCCGTCGCGCCGCTGGACCGCCTGGCAGCCTGGGGCGTCCCGCTGCTGCGTCCGTACGGGGAGATGCTGCTTCTCAAGGGCGACACCGCCGAGGAAGAGGTGAAGGCGGCGGGCGCCTCTCTGAGTAAGCTCGGTGCGGTGGACACGTCTGTCCTGCATGTCGGTGAGGGCGTGGTGGACCCGCTGTCCACGGTCGTACGGGTCGAGGTCGGGGAGAGCCCCGGCGGTGTGCGCTTCGCGGCGAAGCGTGCCAAGGCCGCTCGAGCCGGACGCGCGCGACGCCGCCGCTGA
- a CDS encoding protein jag, producing the protein MTEGTTTSAAAEAGDTLTRLEQEGEIAADYLEGLLDIADLDGDIDMDVEADRAAVSIISDSSSRDLQKLVGRDGEVLEALQELTRLAVHRETGDRSRLMLDIAGYRAQKREELSELGAKAAAEVKSSGEPAKLEPMTPFERKVVHDAVKAAGLRSESEGEEPQRFVVVLPA; encoded by the coding sequence GTGACGGAAGGCACCACCACCTCCGCCGCAGCTGAGGCCGGCGACACCCTGACCCGCCTTGAGCAGGAGGGGGAGATCGCGGCGGACTACCTCGAAGGTCTGCTGGACATCGCCGACCTCGACGGCGACATCGACATGGACGTCGAGGCCGACCGGGCCGCCGTCTCGATCATCAGCGACAGCAGCAGCCGCGATCTGCAGAAGCTGGTCGGCCGTGACGGCGAGGTCCTGGAGGCGCTCCAGGAGCTCACGCGCCTGGCCGTGCACCGCGAGACCGGGGACCGCAGCCGCCTGATGCTGGACATCGCGGGCTACCGCGCACAGAAGCGCGAGGAGCTCTCGGAGCTGGGCGCCAAGGCCGCGGCCGAGGTGAAGAGCAGCGGTGAGCCCGCCAAGCTCGAGCCGATGACGCCGTTCGAGCGCAAGGTCGTGCACGACGCGGTCAAGGCCGCCGGTCTGCGCAGCGAGTCCGAGGGCGAGGAGCCGCAGCGCTTCGTCGTCGTACTCCCCGCCTGA
- the yidC gene encoding membrane protein insertase YidC codes for MDTIASLFSFITTPVSWVIVQFHSVYGKIFGPDTGWAWGLSIVSLVILIRICLIPLFVKQIKATRAMQTLQPEMKKIQERYKSDKQRQSEEMMKLYKESGTNPLSSCLPILAQSPFFFALYHVLNGIATGKTIGVIDDQLLESARKAHIVGAPLAAKFTDGADKVASLGATLTDVRVVTAVMIVLMSASQFFTQRQLMTKNVDTTVKTPFMQQQKMLMYVFPVMFAVFGINFPVGVLVYWLTTNVWTMGQQMFVIRRNPTPGSKAQAAFLERLHKQVTQHKKVRGRGNTNVIKAIVAKGRDRNEFERKFINGLTKSGLAAQADGTVVESESSVLTETEDGTPASGGPKRQQPKRQSKAKRQSGTVQGAAGAGEAGATEADEPSDAKPSLEKTAADPKDDSPKTKQAGGNKQGNQPGSGQRSRAKSGQRKGQQRPKHPSSKK; via the coding sequence GTGGACACGATTGCCAGTCTCTTCAGCTTTATCACGACACCAGTTTCGTGGGTCATCGTTCAGTTCCACTCGGTGTACGGGAAGATCTTCGGTCCTGACACGGGCTGGGCCTGGGGCCTGTCCATCGTGTCCCTGGTGATCCTGATCCGGATCTGCCTGATCCCGCTCTTCGTGAAGCAGATCAAGGCCACTCGGGCGATGCAGACGCTGCAGCCCGAGATGAAGAAGATCCAGGAGCGCTACAAGAGCGACAAGCAGCGCCAGTCCGAAGAGATGATGAAGCTGTACAAGGAGTCGGGTACCAACCCGCTCTCCTCGTGCCTTCCCATCCTGGCGCAGTCGCCGTTCTTCTTCGCCCTGTACCACGTGCTCAACGGCATCGCGACGGGCAAGACGATCGGGGTCATCGACGATCAGCTCCTGGAGAGCGCGCGTAAGGCGCACATCGTCGGTGCCCCGCTGGCCGCGAAGTTCACCGACGGTGCCGACAAGGTCGCCTCCCTCGGCGCCACCCTGACGGACGTCCGGGTCGTCACCGCGGTCATGATCGTCCTGATGTCGGCGTCGCAGTTCTTCACGCAGCGCCAGCTGATGACGAAGAACGTCGACACCACGGTCAAGACGCCGTTCATGCAGCAGCAGAAGATGCTGATGTACGTCTTCCCGGTCATGTTCGCCGTCTTCGGCATCAACTTCCCCGTCGGTGTTCTCGTCTACTGGCTGACCACCAACGTGTGGACCATGGGCCAGCAGATGTTCGTCATCCGCCGGAACCCCACCCCGGGCTCCAAGGCCCAGGCCGCGTTCCTGGAGCGCCTGCACAAGCAGGTCACCCAGCACAAGAAGGTGCGTGGGCGTGGCAACACGAACGTCATCAAGGCCATCGTCGCCAAGGGCCGGGACCGTAACGAGTTCGAGCGGAAGTTCATCAACGGTCTGACCAAGTCGGGCCTCGCGGCCCAGGCCGACGGCACCGTGGTGGAGAGCGAGTCCTCCGTCCTCACCGAGACCGAGGACGGCACCCCCGCGAGCGGCGGCCCGAAGCGACAGCAGCCCAAGCGCCAGAGCAAGGCCAAGCGTCAGTCCGGCACCGTCCAGGGTGCGGCCGGAGCCGGTGAGGCCGGCGCCACCGAGGCGGACGAGCCCTCCGACGCGAAGCCCTCGCTGGAGAAGACCGCGGCCGACCCCAAGGACGACTCCCCCAAGACCAAGCAGGCCGGTGGCAACAAGCAGGGCAACCAGCCCGGCTCCGGTCAGCGCAGCCGAGCAAAGTCGGGACAGCGCAAGGGCCAGCAGCGGCCCAAGCACCCGTCCTCCAAGAAGTAG
- the yidD gene encoding membrane protein insertion efficiency factor YidD gives MKYPLLALIKLYQWTISPLLGPVCKYYPSCSRYGYLAIDRHGAIKGTALTAWRILRCNPWSLGGVDHVPPRKRPRWHEMLRASWRERKGGTSAASEPTGDLPPGPAAETETPSHAQGA, from the coding sequence ATGAAGTACCCGCTGCTGGCTCTGATCAAGCTGTACCAGTGGACGATCAGTCCGCTCCTGGGCCCGGTGTGCAAGTACTACCCGTCGTGTTCCCGCTACGGCTACCTGGCCATCGACCGGCACGGTGCGATCAAGGGAACGGCGCTCACGGCCTGGCGCATCCTGCGGTGCAATCCGTGGTCGCTCGGTGGTGTCGACCATGTTCCGCCGCGCAAGCGTCCGCGGTGGCACGAGATGCTGCGCGCTTCCTGGCGCGAACGCAAGGGCGGGACCTCCGCCGCAAGCGAGCCGACCGGGGATCTTCCCCCGGGCCCGGCCGCCGAGACCGAGACCCCGTCCCATGCTCAAGGAGCCTGA
- the rnpA gene encoding ribonuclease P protein component, with protein MLPTEHRLRRREDFATAVRRGRRAGRPLLVVHLRSGATDPHVSGESSPPTRAGFVVSKAVGGAVIRNTVKRRLRHLMRDRLALVPPGSLVVVRALPGAGDADHAQLARDLDAALQRLLGGGAR; from the coding sequence GTGCTGCCTACCGAGCATCGGCTGAGGCGGCGCGAAGACTTCGCGACCGCGGTACGCCGAGGACGCCGGGCCGGACGCCCGCTTCTCGTCGTCCATCTACGTAGCGGCGCAACGGACCCGCACGTGTCGGGGGAGAGCTCTCCCCCGACACGTGCGGGTTTCGTCGTCAGCAAGGCCGTGGGTGGAGCCGTCATACGCAACACCGTGAAGCGCAGACTCCGTCACCTCATGCGCGACCGGCTGGCCCTGGTGCCCCCCGGTAGCCTGGTAGTAGTACGAGCGCTGCCCGGAGCGGGCGACGCCGACCATGCACAGCTGGCCCGAGACCTGGATGCCGCCCTGCAGCGGCTGCTGGGAGGGGGCGCGCGATGA
- the rpmH gene encoding 50S ribosomal protein L34, giving the protein MSKRTFQPNNRRRAKTHGFRLRMRTRAGRAILANRRGKGRASLSA; this is encoded by the coding sequence GTGAGCAAGCGCACCTTCCAGCCGAACAACCGTCGTCGCGCCAAGACCCACGGCTTCCGCCTGCGGATGCGCACCCGTGCCGGCCGCGCGATTCTCGCGAACCGTCGTGGCAAGGGTCGCGCCAGCCTGTCCGCCTGA
- the dnaA gene encoding chromosomal replication initiator protein DnaA, with protein MADVPADLAAVWPRVLEHLLGEGRGQGVEAKDERWLRSCQPLALVADTALLAVPNEFAKGVLEGRLAPVVSETLSRECGRPIRIAITVDDSVGEPPGPPGQHQSAPQQPSHQHRYEEPEMPPSSGQGRDTYDSYGRRTSDEHQGGSRPDQMPTARPAYPEYQRPAPGAWPQPQDDYGWQQQRLGFPERDPYASPVRQPQHDYRSEPPQERSPYEQQRSEPQDRRERHGMSEQHGGPRGGGHGGHGVHRGGPVGPTSSSGAPGPLAAQPAPATGPGEPTARLNPKYLFDTFVIGASNRFAHAAAVAVAEAPAKAYNPLFIYGESGLGKTHLLHAIGHYARSLYPGTRVRYVSSEEFTNEFINSIRDGKGDSFRKRYREMDILLVDDIQFLADKESTQEEFFHTFNTLHNANKQIVLSSDRPPKQLVTLEDRLRNRFEWGLITDVQPPELETRIAILRKKAVQEQLNAPPEVLEFIASRISRNIRELEGALIRVTAFASLNRQPVDLGLTEIVLKDLIPGGEDAAPEITAPAIMAATADYFGLTVDDLCGSSRSRVLVTARQIAMYLCRELTDLSLPKIGAQFGGRDHTTVMHADRKIRALMAERRSIYNQVTELTNRIKNG; from the coding sequence GTGGCTGACGTACCTGCCGATCTTGCCGCAGTGTGGCCACGAGTTCTGGAACATCTGCTGGGTGAAGGCCGCGGACAGGGCGTCGAGGCGAAGGACGAGCGGTGGCTGCGAAGCTGCCAGCCTCTGGCACTCGTCGCGGACACCGCACTGCTCGCCGTCCCGAACGAATTCGCCAAGGGCGTACTGGAAGGCCGTCTGGCGCCCGTGGTCAGCGAGACCCTGAGCCGGGAATGCGGCCGCCCGATCCGCATCGCCATCACGGTCGACGACTCCGTGGGCGAGCCCCCGGGCCCTCCCGGCCAGCATCAGTCAGCCCCGCAGCAGCCGTCCCACCAGCACCGCTACGAAGAGCCCGAGATGCCGCCCTCCTCGGGGCAGGGACGCGACACGTACGACAGCTACGGACGCCGCACCTCGGATGAGCACCAGGGCGGCTCACGGCCCGACCAGATGCCGACGGCACGCCCCGCCTATCCGGAATACCAGCGCCCGGCCCCCGGCGCCTGGCCGCAGCCCCAGGACGACTACGGCTGGCAGCAGCAGCGTCTCGGCTTCCCCGAGCGCGACCCTTACGCGTCCCCGGTGCGGCAGCCGCAGCACGACTACCGTTCGGAGCCGCCGCAGGAGCGCTCGCCGTACGAGCAGCAGCGCTCCGAGCCGCAGGACCGGCGTGAGCGTCATGGCATGTCCGAGCAGCACGGCGGGCCCCGGGGCGGCGGGCACGGCGGCCACGGCGTGCACAGGGGCGGGCCGGTCGGTCCCACCTCGTCGAGCGGCGCCCCCGGCCCACTTGCGGCGCAGCCTGCGCCGGCGACGGGTCCGGGCGAGCCCACCGCGCGCCTCAACCCGAAGTACCTCTTCGACACCTTCGTCATCGGTGCGTCGAACCGTTTCGCCCACGCGGCCGCGGTCGCCGTCGCCGAGGCGCCGGCGAAGGCGTACAACCCCCTCTTCATCTACGGGGAGTCGGGGCTCGGCAAGACGCACCTCCTGCACGCGATCGGGCACTACGCCCGCAGCCTCTATCCCGGCACGCGCGTGCGGTACGTGAGCTCGGAGGAATTCACCAACGAGTTCATCAACTCCATCCGCGACGGCAAGGGCGACAGCTTCCGCAAGCGCTACCGCGAGATGGACATCCTGCTCGTCGACGACATCCAGTTCCTCGCGGACAAGGAGTCGACGCAGGAGGAGTTCTTCCACACCTTCAATACGCTCCACAACGCGAACAAGCAGATCGTCCTCTCCAGTGACCGGCCGCCCAAGCAGCTGGTCACGCTGGAGGACCGGCTCCGCAACCGCTTCGAGTGGGGACTGATCACCGACGTCCAGCCACCGGAGCTGGAGACGCGTATCGCCATCCTTCGTAAGAAGGCGGTGCAGGAGCAGCTGAACGCCCCTCCGGAGGTGCTCGAGTTCATCGCGTCTCGCATCTCGCGGAACATCCGTGAGCTGGAGGGCGCGCTGATCCGGGTGACCGCCTTCGCGTCGCTCAACCGGCAGCCCGTGGATCTGGGACTCACCGAGATCGTCCTCAAGGACCTGATCCCGGGTGGTGAGGACGCGGCTCCGGAGATCACCGCGCCGGCCATCATGGCGGCCACGGCCGACTACTTCGGCCTCACGGTGGACGACCTGTGCGGATCCTCGCGCAGCCGCGTCCTGGTGACGGCACGGCAGATCGCCATGTACCTGTGCAGGGAGCTGACCGACCTCTCCCTGCCGAAGATCGGCGCGCAGTTCGGCGGCCGCGACCACACGACCGTGATGCATGCGGACCGCAAGATCCGCGCTCTGATGGCCGAGCGGCGCTCCATCTACAACCAGGTCACCGAGCTCACCAACCGCATCAAGAACGGCTGA
- the dnaN gene encoding DNA polymerase III subunit beta, protein MKIRVERDVLAEAVAWAARSLPARPPAPVLAGLLLKAEEGALSLSSFDYEVSARVSVDAEIDEEGTVLVSGRLLADICRALPNRPVEISTDGVRATVVCGSSRFTLHTLPVEEYPALPQMPTATGTVPGEVFASAASQVAIAAGRDDTLPVLTGVRIEIEGDTVTLASTDRYRFAVREFLWKPENPEASAVALVPAKTLLDTAKALTSGDTVTLALSGSGAGEGLIGFEGAGRRTTTRLLEGDLPKYRTLFPTEFNSVAVIETAPFVEAVKRVALVAERNTPVRLSFEQGVLILEAGSSDDAQAVERVDAQLDGDDISIAFNPTFLLDGLSAIDSPVAQLSFTTSTKPALLSGKPAVDAEADEAYKYLIMPVRLSG, encoded by the coding sequence GTGAAGATCCGGGTTGAACGCGACGTACTCGCGGAGGCAGTGGCCTGGGCGGCGCGCAGCCTCCCGGCCCGGCCGCCCGCGCCCGTCCTCGCGGGCCTGCTGCTGAAGGCCGAGGAGGGCGCACTGAGCCTGTCGAGCTTCGACTACGAGGTCTCGGCGCGCGTCTCGGTGGACGCGGAGATCGACGAGGAGGGCACGGTCCTCGTATCGGGCCGCCTGCTCGCGGACATCTGCCGCGCACTCCCCAACCGACCGGTGGAGATCTCCACAGACGGTGTACGGGCGACGGTGGTCTGCGGCTCCTCGCGATTCACACTCCACACACTCCCTGTGGAGGAGTACCCCGCGCTGCCGCAGATGCCGACCGCCACGGGCACCGTCCCGGGTGAGGTCTTCGCTTCCGCCGCCTCTCAGGTGGCCATCGCCGCGGGACGCGACGACACGCTGCCCGTGCTGACCGGTGTCCGCATCGAGATCGAGGGCGACACGGTCACCCTGGCCTCCACCGACCGCTACCGCTTCGCGGTCCGTGAGTTCCTGTGGAAGCCGGAGAACCCCGAGGCGTCCGCGGTGGCCCTGGTGCCCGCCAAGACGCTCCTGGACACCGCCAAGGCGCTCACGAGCGGCGACACGGTCACCCTGGCCCTGTCCGGCTCGGGTGCCGGTGAGGGCCTGATCGGCTTCGAGGGCGCCGGTCGGCGTACGACCACGCGTCTGCTCGAGGGCGACCTGCCGAAGTACCGCACGCTCTTCCCGACCGAGTTCAACTCGGTGGCCGTGATCGAGACCGCCCCCTTCGTGGAGGCCGTCAAGCGCGTCGCCCTGGTCGCCGAGCGGAACACCCCGGTGCGGCTCAGCTTCGAGCAGGGCGTGCTGATCCTGGAGGCCGGCTCCAGCGACGACGCACAGGCTGTGGAGAGGGTCGACGCCCAGCTCGACGGCGACGACATCTCGATCGCCTTCAACCCGACGTTCCTGCTCGACGGCCTCAGCGCGATCGACTCGCCGGTCGCCCAGCTGTCGTTCACCACGTCGACGAAGCCCGCTCTTCTGAGCGGCAAGCCGGCCGTGGACGCCGAGGCGGACGAGGCGTACAAGTACCTGATCATGCCCGTACGTCTGAGCGGCTGA
- the gnd gene encoding phosphogluconate dehydrogenase (NAD(+)-dependent, decarboxylating), translating into MELGLVGLGKMGGNMRERIRRAGHTVIGYDRNPDLADVPSLEALVGKLKGPRVVWVMVPAGAATQATIDELGELLQPGDIVVDGGNSRWTDDEKHAEELKAKGIGFVDCGVSGGVWGLKNGYALMYGGDKDDVAKVQPVFDALKPEGDFGSVHAGKVGAGHFAKMVHNGIEYAMMQAYAEGWELLEKVDSVTDVREVFRSWQEGTVIRSWLLDLAVNALDDDEHLEKLRGFAQDSGEGRWTVEAAIDNAVPLPAITASLFARFASRQDDSPQMKMIAALRNQFGGHAVESKSEH; encoded by the coding sequence ATGGAGCTCGGTCTCGTCGGCCTCGGCAAGATGGGCGGCAACATGCGCGAGCGCATCCGCCGCGCAGGTCACACCGTCATCGGATACGACCGCAACCCGGATCTCGCGGATGTCCCCAGTCTCGAAGCGCTTGTGGGCAAGCTCAAGGGCCCGCGCGTGGTGTGGGTGATGGTCCCGGCGGGGGCCGCGACCCAGGCCACCATTGATGAGCTGGGCGAGCTGCTGCAGCCCGGCGACATCGTCGTGGACGGCGGCAACTCCCGCTGGACGGACGACGAGAAGCACGCCGAGGAGCTGAAGGCCAAGGGCATCGGCTTTGTCGACTGCGGCGTCTCCGGCGGCGTCTGGGGCCTGAAGAACGGCTACGCGCTGATGTACGGCGGCGACAAGGACGACGTCGCCAAGGTGCAGCCCGTCTTCGACGCACTGAAGCCGGAGGGTGACTTCGGCTCCGTCCACGCGGGCAAGGTCGGCGCAGGGCACTTCGCGAAGATGGTCCACAACGGCATCGAGTACGCGATGATGCAGGCCTACGCCGAGGGCTGGGAGCTCCTGGAGAAGGTCGACTCGGTCACGGACGTCCGTGAGGTCTTCCGCTCGTGGCAGGAGGGCACGGTCATCCGTTCCTGGCTGCTCGACCTCGCGGTCAACGCGCTGGACGACGACGAGCACCTGGAGAAGCTGCGCGGCTTCGCGCAGGACTCCGGAGAGGGCCGGTGGACGGTCGAGGCCGCCATCGACAACGCCGTGCCGCTGCCCGCGATCACGGCCTCGCTCTTCGCGCGGTTCGCCTCGCGGCAGGACGACTCCCCGCAGATGAAGATGATCGCCGCGCTGCGCAACCAGTTCGGTGGCCACGCGGTGGAGTCCAAGAGCGAGCACTGA
- the recF gene encoding DNA replication/repair protein RecF (All proteins in this family for which functions are known are DNA-binding proteins that assist the filamentation of RecA onto DNA for the initiation of recombination or recombinational repair.), protein MHVTHLSLADFRSYARVEVPLDPGVTAFVGPNGQGKTNLVEAVGYLATLGSHRVSSDAPLVRMGAERAVIRAQIRQGERQQLVELELNPGKANRARINRSSQVRPRDVLGIVRTVLFAPEDLALIKGDPGERRRFLDELITARSPRMAGVRSDYDRVLKQRNTLLKSAALARRHGGRSMDLSTLDVWDQHLARAGAELLAQRLGLISALQPLADKAYEQLAPGGGPVSLEYKPSAPGEGHTREVLYEQLTAALEEARKQEIERGVTLVGPHRDDLLLKLGQLPAKGYASHGESWSYALALRLASYDLLRAEGNEPVLVLDDVFAELDARRRERLAELVAPGEQVLVTAAVDDDVPGVLAGTRFQVSDGAVDRV, encoded by the coding sequence ATGCACGTCACGCATCTGTCGCTGGCCGACTTCCGCTCGTACGCCCGGGTCGAGGTCCCTCTCGATCCGGGCGTCACCGCGTTCGTGGGGCCCAACGGGCAGGGCAAGACCAACCTCGTCGAAGCCGTCGGCTACCTCGCCACGCTCGGCAGCCACCGGGTCTCCTCGGACGCCCCGCTGGTGCGGATGGGCGCCGAGCGCGCCGTCATCAGGGCCCAGATCCGCCAGGGCGAGCGCCAGCAGCTGGTCGAGCTCGAACTCAACCCGGGCAAGGCCAACCGCGCCCGCATCAACAGGTCCTCGCAGGTCAGACCCCGTGACGTGCTGGGGATCGTCCGTACCGTGCTGTTCGCGCCCGAGGACCTCGCGCTGATCAAGGGCGACCCCGGTGAGCGGCGCCGTTTCCTCGACGAGCTGATCACCGCGCGCTCGCCGCGCATGGCCGGGGTCCGCTCCGACTACGACCGGGTCCTGAAGCAGCGCAACACCCTCCTGAAGTCGGCGGCGCTCGCCCGGCGCCACGGCGGCCGCTCCATGGACCTGTCCACCCTCGACGTCTGGGACCAGCACCTCGCGCGCGCGGGAGCCGAGCTGCTCGCCCAGCGGCTCGGCCTGATCTCCGCACTGCAGCCGCTGGCCGACAAGGCGTACGAACAGCTGGCGCCCGGCGGCGGACCGGTCTCCCTGGAGTACAAGCCGTCCGCGCCCGGCGAAGGCCACACGCGCGAGGTGCTCTACGAACAGCTGACCGCCGCCCTCGAAGAGGCCCGCAAGCAGGAGATCGAGCGCGGGGTCACCCTGGTCGGCCCGCACCGCGACGATCTGCTGCTCAAGCTGGGCCAGCTCCCCGCGAAGGGGTACGCGAGCCACGGCGAGTCCTGGTCGTACGCCCTGGCGCTCCGTCTCGCCTCGTACGACCTGCTCAGAGCCGAGGGCAACGAGCCGGTGCTCGTCCTCGACGACGTCTTCGCGGAGCTCGATGCCCGCCGCAGGGAGCGACTCGCGGAGCTGGTGGCCCCCGGCGAGCAGGTGCTTGTCACCGCCGCCGTGGACGACGACGTGCCGGGCGTGCTCGCCGGCACGCGGTTCCAGGTGTCGGACGGCGCGGTGGACCGCGTATGA
- a CDS encoding DUF721 domain-containing protein, translated as MSSEEPLDGPSGAGSAGTPETPAPKTPEPSGVDLARVALRAAKEQARARGDAVQQKKQARRGGLRSGARSDGRDPLPLGSAINRLITERGWETPAAVGGVMGRWPQIVGDDLANHCVPQRYDEDERVLTVQCDSTAWATQLRLMAPQLVARLNEDLGHGTVRLIKVLGPGGPAQRFGPLRAPGSTGPGDTYG; from the coding sequence ATGAGCTCCGAAGAGCCCCTCGACGGCCCCTCCGGGGCCGGTTCCGCGGGCACCCCGGAAACGCCCGCCCCGAAGACCCCCGAGCCCTCCGGCGTCGACCTCGCCAGGGTGGCCCTGCGGGCCGCGAAGGAACAGGCACGCGCGCGTGGTGATGCCGTGCAACAGAAGAAGCAGGCCCGGCGCGGCGGACTGAGGTCCGGCGCGCGCTCCGACGGACGCGACCCGCTGCCGCTCGGCTCCGCGATCAACCGTCTGATCACCGAGCGCGGCTGGGAGACGCCCGCCGCGGTCGGCGGAGTGATGGGGCGCTGGCCGCAGATCGTCGGCGACGACCTGGCCAACCACTGCGTCCCCCAGCGGTATGACGAGGACGAGCGCGTCCTGACCGTGCAGTGCGACTCCACCGCATGGGCCACCCAGCTGCGTCTCATGGCCCCACAGCTGGTCGCACGCCTCAACGAGGACCTCGGACACGGCACCGTACGCCTCATCAAGGTGCTCGGCCCCGGGGGCCCCGCGCAGCGCTTCGGACCCCTGCGCGCACCCGGCAGCACGGGCCCCGGCGACACCTACGGCTGA